The proteins below are encoded in one region of Fimbriimonadaceae bacterium:
- a CDS encoding DEAD/DEAH box helicase — MPEPQNMGGFAALGLAPGLLTKLSRQGITTPTPIQAAAIPLVLEGRDVVGLAQTGTGKTFAFGLPLAMRSQKGCFALVLAPTRELAEQIEANLRKLDIRTAVLVGGASMNRQVSALRGRPEIVVATPGRLLDHVEQRTIDLRRVHAVVLDEADRMLDMGFAPTIKRILGMTPRERQTMLFSATMPRAIAELAAEFLINPARVEVAPAGTAAELVSQKLLMVLHPEKQAALGKILDDHTGTVLVFARTRHGARKLAKVVRGFGHSAAEIHSDRTPPQRRAALEGFKSGEHRILVATDIAARGIDVHEIGLVVNYDLPDNPEDYIHRIGRTGRAGATGKAITLATPEQKGGVRDIERLLGKAFDADHSAPRDPGHKGAAPFAQRSRRPQHASGVHAHRPRKRATVR, encoded by the coding sequence ATGCCTGAACCTCAGAACATGGGCGGATTTGCCGCCCTCGGCCTCGCGCCTGGGCTTCTCACGAAGCTCTCGCGGCAAGGCATCACCACCCCGACCCCGATCCAAGCCGCGGCGATCCCGCTGGTGCTGGAGGGACGGGACGTTGTCGGACTCGCCCAGACGGGCACCGGCAAAACTTTCGCTTTCGGCCTCCCCCTCGCGATGCGGTCTCAGAAGGGCTGCTTCGCGCTCGTGCTCGCTCCCACCCGGGAGCTGGCCGAACAGATCGAGGCCAACCTTCGCAAGCTCGACATCCGCACGGCCGTGCTCGTCGGCGGGGCGTCGATGAACCGCCAGGTCTCTGCCTTGCGGGGACGGCCCGAGATCGTCGTCGCCACCCCGGGCCGACTGCTCGACCACGTCGAACAGCGCACGATCGACCTGCGCCGTGTCCATGCCGTCGTGCTTGACGAGGCCGACCGAATGCTCGACATGGGCTTCGCGCCGACGATCAAGCGGATCCTGGGCATGACGCCTCGCGAGCGCCAGACGATGCTCTTCTCGGCGACCATGCCGAGGGCCATCGCCGAATTGGCCGCGGAGTTCCTTATCAATCCCGCCCGGGTCGAGGTCGCCCCTGCCGGAACGGCTGCCGAACTGGTCTCCCAGAAGCTACTGATGGTGCTTCACCCGGAGAAGCAGGCGGCGCTCGGAAAAATCCTGGACGACCACACCGGGACCGTCCTCGTCTTCGCCCGGACTCGCCACGGCGCGCGCAAGCTCGCCAAGGTCGTGCGCGGCTTTGGGCACAGCGCCGCCGAGATCCATTCCGACCGCACCCCGCCCCAACGACGGGCCGCGCTCGAAGGGTTCAAGTCGGGTGAGCACCGTATCTTGGTGGCCACCGACATTGCCGCCCGAGGCATCGACGTGCACGAGATCGGCCTCGTCGTGAATTACGACCTCCCCGACAACCCCGAGGACTACATCCACCGGATCGGCCGCACGGGCCGCGCCGGCGCAACGGGCAAGGCCATCACGCTCGCCACGCCCGAACAGAAGGGTGGGGTCAGGGACATCGAGCGCCTGCTCGGCAAGGCTTTCGACGCGGACCATTCGGCCCCGCGCGACCCGGGCCACAAGGGCGCCGCGCCCTTCGCTCAGCGTAGCCGCAGGCCCCAACACGCCTCCGGCGTCCACGCCCACCGTCCGCGCAAGCGCGCGACCGTGCGCTAA
- a CDS encoding PKD domain-containing protein, giving the protein MATLLTAFAAIAVAQSPLSPLPGDLLNEYAAGDQANPHISTGTGIRLLVWSDTRSNPYGSYEYESSRDIYGVRVDADGHILDSSPIPICTAPGTQDRPQAVWNGENWLVAFDSVVLGGTGYYYDTGLAAVRVAPSGNVLDKDPIKLTGMRRGGGGWSMTSNGLNWLVVNNGSGTSNGIVAMRIGPDGKILDPQNRIVVPESYYIYFNPQVAFADGVNMVMWSDVNLGAGYVLLDADLKPLTPTPRQLQPEGVLALTSNGGQFFATWNGTRPNFSTGYFGRRVLPDGTKLDGEGIDISAGNDPIGNTKPAATWDGFNWRVTWGTLPGVRTARVSPNGVLLDPGGRLVAEAQTGPIGGTGQGDIQIAWVPYVDGNNDVATAVIRTDGAKTPTEKASFATTLQHRPDAAIGANGSMVVYLSSTGRGTRVLAQPLDPNGQATTAEPVSLATGPSLNGLGSPNVAWNGTCYLVAWGASNGIVAQRIDQTGTKLDPQPFLVGLQAFGPADVAALGGIFLVTGRKYGSTPQIITALGWRVNGSGQVLDPSAIQLGGGYLRSAPAVCRFGSEWLVGYSSNWTHNNSNADTAAVFVRSNGTVAFSTKVGNTFSTAGGNGIFEVAVAASEDVAFLFQSAELTSGVETDLKCHRILPSGVVGPQINLTPWTEDQYRPRAAWDGRYFTVVFQDQRNAGAVQSLEQLDARSDLFGMRIRENGTVVDPVGFLISANRVGDTDPNIAALTGQNLLLASTMELDSVRSSYRVSVKQTVTADNEPPVAYAEATPNAGVTPLTVTFNSAGSFDTDGTLTGYSWDFGDGSAFSAQANPVHVYTQGGPFAAKLTVTDDGGGQTTTTVRVWPRLPNQRPVAIGRAVPEAGPVGMNGTFYSDRSFDPDGLIGNVEWLFPGNTLYYGATAYEQFNSRGIWPVDLTTIDSDNERGTTRLHVAVGNAAALAPSSARVLIGQLLGGNLGSLEKSDQDDFVLRDFIRPNPASPWIQVECEFALAQATVDKLFFRIESTSDAVPTSSVGLTLSAFDVVANAWVDLDTRPSLGIDQPYEVLLSSNVSRFVDPATRKALVRLSWRPTGPLARKSFSTATDQLRLVVLYP; this is encoded by the coding sequence ATGGCCACACTGTTAACGGCTTTCGCGGCGATCGCAGTCGCCCAGTCCCCTCTTTCTCCTTTGCCCGGCGACCTGCTGAACGAGTATGCGGCGGGCGACCAAGCGAACCCCCACATCTCCACCGGCACCGGGATCCGGTTGCTGGTCTGGTCTGACACGCGCAGCAACCCGTACGGGAGCTACGAATACGAGTCCTCCCGCGATATTTACGGGGTCCGGGTCGACGCCGATGGGCATATCCTCGATTCGTCCCCCATCCCGATCTGCACCGCGCCAGGCACGCAAGACCGCCCGCAAGCCGTCTGGAACGGGGAGAACTGGCTGGTGGCGTTCGACTCAGTCGTTCTCGGCGGGACGGGATATTACTACGACACCGGCCTCGCGGCCGTGCGCGTCGCGCCCTCCGGCAACGTCTTGGACAAGGATCCCATCAAGCTGACGGGCATGAGACGAGGGGGCGGCGGTTGGTCTATGACCTCCAACGGCTTGAACTGGCTCGTCGTCAACAACGGATCGGGCACCTCGAACGGCATCGTCGCGATGCGGATCGGGCCGGACGGCAAGATCCTCGACCCCCAGAACCGGATCGTCGTTCCGGAGTCGTACTATATCTACTTCAATCCCCAGGTGGCGTTTGCCGACGGGGTGAACATGGTGATGTGGTCGGACGTCAACCTTGGGGCGGGCTACGTGCTGCTCGATGCCGACTTAAAGCCGCTCACCCCGACCCCGCGACAGCTCCAGCCGGAGGGCGTCTTAGCGTTGACGTCAAACGGCGGCCAGTTCTTCGCGACCTGGAACGGCACGCGCCCGAACTTCTCGACCGGCTACTTCGGGCGGCGCGTCCTGCCGGACGGCACCAAGCTAGACGGTGAAGGCATTGACATCTCGGCGGGGAACGACCCGATCGGGAACACGAAGCCCGCCGCGACGTGGGACGGCTTCAACTGGCGCGTGACTTGGGGAACCTTGCCGGGAGTGCGGACAGCTCGGGTCTCGCCGAACGGCGTCTTGCTCGATCCGGGCGGCCGCTTGGTCGCCGAAGCGCAGACTGGCCCCATCGGCGGCACCGGCCAAGGCGACATCCAGATCGCATGGGTGCCCTACGTCGACGGTAACAACGACGTCGCGACCGCCGTCATCCGGACAGACGGTGCCAAGACCCCGACTGAGAAAGCGAGCTTCGCGACGACTTTGCAACACCGCCCTGACGCCGCAATCGGCGCGAACGGTTCCATGGTCGTTTACCTGAGCTCCACCGGCCGCGGCACCCGCGTGCTGGCCCAACCACTGGACCCGAACGGACAGGCGACGACGGCCGAACCGGTGTCCCTCGCAACGGGTCCGTCGCTCAACGGGCTCGGCTCGCCGAACGTCGCCTGGAACGGCACGTGCTACCTGGTCGCCTGGGGCGCGAGCAACGGGATCGTGGCGCAGCGCATAGACCAGACCGGCACGAAGCTCGATCCGCAACCCTTCCTGGTCGGCTTGCAGGCGTTCGGCCCGGCTGACGTCGCCGCGCTTGGCGGGATCTTCCTCGTGACGGGCCGCAAGTACGGCTCGACTCCCCAAATCATCACCGCCCTGGGATGGCGCGTCAACGGCTCGGGGCAGGTGCTCGACCCCAGCGCCATCCAACTCGGCGGCGGGTACTTGCGGTCCGCGCCTGCGGTGTGCCGCTTCGGCAGCGAGTGGCTGGTGGGCTACAGCAGCAACTGGACGCACAACAACTCGAACGCGGACACCGCGGCCGTGTTCGTCCGCTCGAACGGCACGGTCGCCTTTTCGACCAAAGTGGGCAACACGTTCTCGACCGCAGGGGGCAACGGCATTTTTGAGGTGGCGGTCGCCGCCAGCGAGGACGTCGCGTTCCTCTTCCAATCGGCCGAGCTCACATCCGGGGTCGAGACCGACCTCAAGTGCCACCGCATCTTGCCGTCCGGCGTGGTGGGGCCACAGATCAACCTGACGCCCTGGACCGAGGATCAGTACCGCCCCCGCGCCGCTTGGGACGGACGCTACTTCACGGTGGTCTTCCAAGACCAGCGCAACGCAGGGGCCGTCCAGTCGCTTGAGCAGCTCGACGCCCGTAGCGACCTTTTCGGCATGCGGATCCGCGAGAACGGCACCGTGGTCGACCCGGTCGGCTTCCTGATCTCGGCCAACCGGGTGGGGGACACCGACCCGAACATCGCGGCCCTGACGGGCCAGAACCTTCTCCTGGCCTCCACTATGGAGTTGGATTCGGTCCGGTCGTCCTACCGAGTGTCGGTCAAGCAAACCGTCACCGCAGATAACGAACCGCCAGTGGCCTATGCCGAAGCGACCCCGAACGCAGGCGTGACGCCTCTGACCGTGACCTTCAACTCGGCAGGAAGCTTCGACACCGACGGCACCCTTACCGGATACAGCTGGGACTTCGGCGACGGCAGCGCCTTCTCCGCCCAAGCCAACCCGGTCCACGTCTACACGCAGGGCGGACCGTTCGCAGCCAAGCTCACCGTGACCGACGACGGGGGCGGCCAGACCACCACGACCGTGCGCGTTTGGCCTCGCCTGCCGAACCAAAGGCCGGTAGCGATCGGCCGGGCCGTTCCCGAGGCGGGGCCAGTTGGGATGAACGGGACATTCTACAGCGACCGCTCGTTCGACCCAGACGGCCTGATCGGCAACGTCGAGTGGCTCTTCCCCGGCAACACGCTCTATTACGGCGCGACTGCGTACGAGCAGTTCAACTCCCGCGGGATCTGGCCGGTCGACCTGACCACGATCGACAGCGATAACGAGCGCGGCACCACTCGTCTGCACGTGGCCGTCGGAAACGCGGCGGCCCTGGCCCCGTCCTCCGCGCGCGTCTTGATCGGCCAGTTGCTGGGCGGGAACCTGGGCAGCCTCGAGAAATCGGACCAGGACGACTTCGTCCTGCGCGACTTCATCCGGCCAAACCCGGCGTCGCCGTGGATCCAGGTGGAGTGCGAGTTCGCGCTCGCGCAAGCCACAGTGGACAAACTGTTCTTCAGGATCGAGTCCACGTCCGACGCAGTTCCGACCTCCAGTGTGGGTTTGACCTTGTCCGCGTTCGACGTGGTCGCGAACGCCTGGGTCGACCTCGACACGCGCCCGAGCCTGGGCATCGACCAGCCCTACGAGGTGTTGCTCTCCAGCAACGTCTCGCGGTTCGTCGACCCGGCGACGAGGAAGGCGCTGGTGCGGCTGAGTTGGAGACCGACAGGCCCGCTGGCGCGGAAGTCGTTCAGCACGGCGACGGACCAGTTGCGGCTCGTCGTCCTCTACCCGTAA
- a CDS encoding efflux RND transporter periplasmic adaptor subunit: MKGAWALGLVVLPLALGCGTSQGNEPREEHAAHEDGTVALTAEQLEGAGIRTEEVRERVFEGSFIVPGTVSPTPAGRAVVTPPVAGRLVRLDVKPGDRVRQGQVLGMVESTELAEAWSRTTDAARVRDEAQARLREAEGNLALARSRVEAANQTLARQRQLAEAGAFSQAPLQAAQGEWNEAQAALLAARNEQASHRELLLRLERLFRDGLVSRNDLDAARLELEQDTGRVALAQARFDLAKAAFERERGIAQRGLLNAREVQAAESDVRTARLGMEQAELAVRFARGFVASAEKGVGNARAAYQTYTGGAKASGGRTPLLAPISGTVAEVAVTRGQAVDRTQALFEITDLSAVYATALVPERSVGLVQRGAKVQVTAQALSGRVFEGTVQSVPPSLDAKTRTLAVPCLLEDTGGVLKPHMFVQVSLSNGAPRSLPSVPTKALVEEGGEQSVFVKEGGGFVRRKVRTVGGTGGYRAVESGVKPGELVVTDGAFILKSQQNSDELRGHEH; this comes from the coding sequence GTGAAAGGGGCTTGGGCACTGGGCCTGGTCGTGCTCCCCCTGGCGCTGGGGTGTGGCACGAGCCAGGGCAACGAGCCTCGAGAGGAACACGCCGCCCACGAAGACGGGACGGTAGCCCTGACCGCCGAACAACTTGAGGGCGCCGGCATCCGAACGGAAGAGGTGCGGGAGCGGGTGTTCGAGGGCAGCTTCATTGTCCCGGGCACAGTCTCGCCGACACCGGCGGGCCGGGCAGTGGTGACGCCGCCAGTCGCGGGACGGCTCGTGCGCCTGGACGTCAAGCCAGGCGACCGGGTTCGGCAGGGCCAGGTGCTGGGCATGGTGGAGTCCACCGAACTGGCCGAGGCATGGTCGAGGACGACAGACGCGGCCCGCGTCCGGGACGAAGCCCAGGCGAGGCTGCGTGAGGCGGAGGGGAACCTCGCCCTGGCCCGGTCGCGTGTAGAGGCCGCCAATCAGACTTTGGCCCGGCAACGGCAACTGGCAGAGGCGGGCGCCTTCAGCCAGGCGCCGCTCCAAGCGGCCCAAGGCGAGTGGAACGAAGCGCAGGCGGCCCTTCTCGCAGCCCGGAACGAGCAGGCTTCGCACCGTGAATTGCTCCTGCGGCTAGAACGGCTGTTTCGGGACGGGCTTGTTTCGCGGAACGACCTGGACGCCGCGAGACTGGAGCTTGAGCAAGACACCGGGCGGGTGGCTCTGGCCCAAGCGCGGTTCGACCTGGCGAAGGCGGCCTTTGAACGAGAACGCGGCATCGCCCAGCGAGGGCTGCTCAACGCACGCGAGGTGCAAGCGGCCGAGAGCGACGTGAGGACGGCGCGACTAGGCATGGAACAAGCCGAACTGGCTGTGCGATTCGCCCGAGGCTTTGTGGCCTCGGCGGAGAAGGGGGTTGGCAACGCCCGCGCGGCCTACCAGACCTACACAGGTGGAGCCAAGGCAAGCGGCGGCCGGACACCGCTCCTGGCCCCGATCTCCGGCACGGTGGCGGAAGTGGCCGTGACTCGCGGACAGGCGGTCGACAGGACGCAGGCGCTCTTCGAGATCACGGACCTCTCCGCGGTCTATGCAACGGCGCTCGTCCCGGAACGGAGTGTCGGGCTGGTGCAGCGGGGGGCAAAAGTGCAGGTGACCGCCCAGGCCCTCTCGGGCAGGGTCTTTGAGGGCACCGTGCAAAGCGTGCCGCCCAGCCTCGACGCCAAGACGCGGACGCTGGCGGTGCCTTGCCTTCTGGAGGACACCGGCGGGGTCTTGAAGCCGCACATGTTTGTGCAGGTCAGCCTCTCAAACGGGGCCCCGCGATCCCTGCCCTCTGTGCCGACGAAAGCGCTTGTAGAGGAGGGCGGCGAGCAGTCTGTCTTTGTGAAGGAGGGCGGGGGCTTTGTGCGGCGCAAGGTCCGCACAGTCGGCGGGACCGGCGGCTATCGCGCAGTGGAAAGCGGCGTGAAGCCTGGCGAGCTGGTGGTGACGGACGGAGCGTTCATCCTGAAGAGCCAGCAGAACAGCGACGAGCTGCGGGGACACGAGCACTGA
- a CDS encoding efflux RND transporter permease subunit yields MLERVLAFSLRQRLVVVVGSLLLVALGIWAWPRVTLDAVPDITTNLVTVNTETGGLGPEEVEKLVTLPIETAMGGVPGVVQVRSLSQFGLSQVNVTFRDDVDLYFARQLVGERLASVRDKVPEGVSQPEMGPVSTGLGDIYMYALESEQRSPMDLRELQDWVVAPQLRTVPGVAEVNVADGTVKQYQVVVSPTGMLAYGVSVAEVVAALRENNENAGGGVIERNGERILVRSVGLARSIADLEQIVVRAEDGVPVLIRDVATVRLGRPVLTGVSTKDGKESLVVTVMMLKGANGRTVATAVDERLEQVRRQLPADVSLTTTYNRAEFVDQVLHTVQESLTLGATLVILVLVLLLGNFRGAVIAAVAIPLAMLFAILGMERFGISGNLMSLGAIDFGIIVDGAVIMVENCVRRLGQARERLGRALTHSEHLEIVQRATSEVRKVTQFGEMIIIATFVPILALEGTEGKMFRPMALVFILALVGALVLSLTLVPTLCSLFLSRDTQERHSPVLRFASRLYQPTLGFALKRQGLVIGVALALLALAAGFFTRLGSEFIPQLDEGALVIQPVRLRSVGLEQTLDLVTKYERKVREVPEVETVFSRTGTPEIATDPMPISITDSFVMLKPRKEWRPGMTKERLLAELQEKAEQVPGQGYSFTQPIELRFSEIVSGVKADVGIKVFGDDLAELKRQADRIAQLMRETPGAADVEVEQVDAVPVFQIDLDREAMARLGVNVGDVQHLISVAMGGEPVGQVLEGERRFALTVTLPDEVRDDMDAIRDLRIATPTGATVPLASLATIGEVEAPAQISRENAKRRVVVQLNVRGRDLGSFVAEAQRKLAKELTLGEGYYVIWGGQFENLQRASQRLAVVVPLALGLIFVLLFSTFGSLRQALLVFSSVPLAVTGGVAALALRGMPFSITAGVGFVALSGVAVLNGVVMVSAINALRGEGLSLAEAVRRGAEERLRPVLMTALVAALGFVPMALSTGIGAEVQRPLATVVIGGILSATFLTLIVLPVLYMRFEEGWPSGAGRSVP; encoded by the coding sequence ATGCTGGAACGCGTCTTGGCGTTCAGCCTGCGCCAGCGGCTTGTGGTGGTGGTCGGCTCGTTGTTGCTGGTGGCCCTGGGGATCTGGGCGTGGCCCCGGGTGACGCTGGACGCCGTGCCGGACATCACGACGAACCTCGTGACCGTCAACACCGAGACGGGCGGACTTGGGCCGGAAGAGGTCGAGAAGCTCGTGACGTTGCCGATCGAGACGGCGATGGGGGGCGTGCCGGGCGTTGTCCAGGTGCGGAGCTTGAGCCAGTTCGGGCTTTCGCAGGTGAACGTCACGTTTCGCGACGACGTGGACCTCTACTTTGCCCGGCAGCTGGTGGGAGAGAGGCTTGCGAGCGTGCGAGACAAGGTGCCGGAAGGAGTCAGCCAGCCGGAGATGGGGCCGGTTTCGACCGGGCTCGGCGACATCTACATGTACGCGCTGGAGAGCGAGCAGCGGTCGCCCATGGACCTGCGGGAGTTGCAGGACTGGGTGGTGGCGCCGCAACTGCGCACAGTGCCTGGCGTGGCCGAAGTGAACGTGGCCGACGGCACCGTGAAGCAGTACCAAGTCGTGGTCTCGCCGACCGGGATGCTGGCCTACGGCGTCTCGGTGGCGGAGGTCGTCGCCGCCCTGCGGGAGAACAACGAGAACGCGGGGGGCGGGGTCATCGAAAGGAACGGTGAGCGGATCCTCGTGCGCTCTGTCGGCCTGGCCCGATCGATTGCGGACCTAGAGCAGATTGTCGTGAGAGCCGAAGACGGGGTTCCGGTGCTGATACGCGACGTGGCGACGGTGCGGCTTGGGCGGCCCGTGCTCACGGGGGTCTCGACCAAGGACGGCAAGGAGAGCCTGGTCGTGACCGTGATGATGCTAAAGGGGGCCAACGGGCGGACGGTGGCCACGGCCGTGGACGAGCGCCTCGAACAGGTCCGGCGGCAGCTGCCCGCAGACGTGAGCCTCACCACGACCTACAACCGGGCCGAGTTCGTCGACCAGGTGCTTCATACGGTGCAGGAGAGCCTCACCCTGGGGGCGACGCTCGTGATCCTGGTCTTGGTCTTGCTGCTCGGCAACTTTCGCGGGGCGGTGATCGCGGCCGTGGCCATCCCGCTGGCAATGCTGTTCGCGATCCTGGGGATGGAGCGGTTCGGGATTAGCGGCAACTTGATGAGCCTGGGCGCGATCGACTTCGGGATCATCGTGGACGGGGCGGTGATCATGGTGGAGAACTGCGTGCGCCGGCTGGGGCAAGCGCGTGAACGTCTGGGCCGGGCCCTGACCCACAGCGAGCACCTTGAGATCGTCCAAAGGGCGACTTCGGAAGTGCGCAAGGTGACGCAGTTCGGCGAGATGATCATCATCGCCACCTTTGTCCCGATCCTGGCGCTGGAGGGCACAGAGGGGAAGATGTTCCGTCCCATGGCCCTAGTTTTCATCCTCGCCTTGGTCGGGGCCTTGGTGTTGTCGCTCACCCTCGTCCCGACTCTATGCTCACTCTTCCTGAGCCGTGACACCCAGGAGCGGCACAGCCCCGTCTTGCGGTTTGCTTCGCGGCTCTATCAGCCCACGCTGGGTTTCGCTTTGAAGCGGCAGGGACTTGTCATCGGGGTGGCCCTGGCCTTGCTTGCCTTGGCTGCGGGGTTCTTCACTCGCTTGGGCTCGGAGTTCATCCCCCAGCTGGACGAGGGAGCCTTGGTCATCCAGCCGGTCCGGTTGCGGTCCGTCGGTCTGGAGCAAACGCTGGACCTCGTGACGAAATACGAGCGCAAGGTGCGGGAAGTCCCCGAAGTCGAGACTGTGTTTTCCAGGACGGGGACTCCAGAGATCGCCACCGACCCCATGCCGATCAGCATCACAGACAGCTTTGTCATGCTCAAGCCGCGCAAAGAGTGGCGCCCGGGAATGACGAAGGAGCGGCTCCTGGCCGAGCTGCAAGAGAAGGCCGAGCAAGTGCCGGGGCAAGGCTACAGCTTCACCCAACCGATCGAGCTTCGCTTCTCTGAGATCGTGTCCGGGGTCAAGGCCGACGTTGGGATCAAGGTGTTCGGGGATGACCTCGCCGAACTCAAACGACAGGCAGACCGGATCGCGCAACTCATGCGCGAGACTCCTGGTGCGGCGGACGTTGAAGTCGAGCAAGTGGACGCGGTGCCCGTGTTCCAAATCGACTTGGATCGGGAAGCGATGGCGCGACTGGGAGTGAACGTCGGGGACGTCCAGCACCTCATCTCGGTTGCAATGGGGGGCGAGCCGGTGGGACAGGTCTTGGAAGGTGAACGAAGGTTCGCACTGACCGTCACTCTGCCGGACGAAGTGAGGGACGACATGGACGCGATCCGGGATTTGAGGATCGCGACGCCAACGGGGGCGACGGTGCCCCTCGCGAGCCTGGCGACGATCGGCGAGGTCGAGGCGCCGGCCCAGATCTCGAGGGAGAATGCCAAGCGGCGGGTCGTGGTCCAGTTGAACGTACGCGGCCGCGACCTAGGATCCTTTGTGGCCGAGGCGCAGCGGAAACTGGCGAAGGAGTTGACGCTTGGCGAGGGCTACTACGTGATCTGGGGCGGGCAGTTCGAGAACCTTCAACGGGCGTCGCAGCGGCTGGCCGTGGTCGTGCCGCTCGCTTTGGGCCTGATCTTCGTGCTGCTCTTCAGTACGTTCGGCTCCCTTCGCCAAGCATTGCTGGTCTTCTCGAGCGTCCCCTTGGCCGTCACGGGGGGCGTGGCCGCCCTCGCCTTGAGAGGGATGCCGTTCAGCATCACCGCGGGGGTCGGATTCGTCGCGCTCTCGGGCGTGGCCGTGTTGAACGGGGTGGTGATGGTCTCCGCGATCAACGCCCTGCGGGGCGAAGGACTGTCGCTTGCCGAAGCGGTGCGGCGGGGGGCAGAGGAGCGGCTGCGGCCCGTCCTGATGACGGCCCTCGTGGCGGCCCTGGGGTTTGTGCCGATGGCGTTGAGCACAGGCATCGGGGCAGAGGTCCAACGTCCGCTGGCGACCGTTGTCATCGGCGGCATCCTCTCCGCCACCTTCCTGACCTTGATCGTCCTGCCCGTGCTCTATATGCGGTTCGAGGAAGGCTGGCCCTCAGGTGCAGGAAGGAGCGTCCCGTAG
- a CDS encoding TolC family protein, giving the protein MNSQRLAAAWLLLAPALAGAQSLTLDDALRAARSNQTALQAAELAIERARATARSLGAYPATRVGLGLSSPSDLGPTDEDLFLEQPIDVFGRAAGQKRLGQARVKEAEADYRHALLNLQAEVVELFARAKAARDLATAARSLEALAEQILAATERRVEGGDLPQVQATRARIEHGRAHQEARARTSEYEAALRRLAAAIGAAQVEAVEGTIELPSTRDADLAQRPDLEKVQARIQVAGAERRAAQLSRLPEVSALAFRSPWSDGRGEVGGRLQATWTLWDDGRSRAQEDSAKAERAALKSEYDVNLRRAEAEHAAVELEATTARGQVEALAGLIDQNRALVETIQRGLDNGIGTLTDVLEATRSLRELEQAAIEARLRLELAEAARLRTTGVVLEALR; this is encoded by the coding sequence ATGAATTCACAACGCCTCGCGGCCGCATGGCTGCTCCTGGCTCCGGCCCTTGCCGGGGCGCAATCGTTGACGTTGGACGACGCCCTGCGCGCCGCCCGCTCGAACCAGACGGCCCTTCAGGCCGCCGAGCTTGCGATCGAGAGGGCACGGGCCACGGCCCGCTCGCTTGGCGCGTATCCAGCGACCAGGGTCGGCCTTGGTCTCTCGAGCCCTAGCGACCTTGGCCCGACGGACGAAGACCTCTTCCTCGAACAGCCGATCGACGTCTTCGGTAGGGCTGCCGGGCAGAAACGTCTGGGCCAGGCCAGGGTCAAAGAGGCGGAAGCGGACTACCGGCATGCCCTTCTGAACCTGCAGGCCGAAGTGGTCGAGCTCTTCGCAAGGGCCAAGGCGGCGCGGGACTTGGCCACGGCGGCCCGCTCGCTGGAAGCCCTTGCCGAGCAGATCCTCGCCGCGACGGAGCGACGGGTCGAAGGAGGCGACCTCCCCCAAGTGCAAGCCACAAGGGCACGTATCGAGCATGGCCGGGCGCACCAGGAGGCGCGGGCCAGGACGTCGGAATACGAGGCGGCCCTGCGGCGCTTGGCGGCAGCGATCGGGGCGGCCCAAGTGGAAGCGGTGGAGGGGACGATCGAGCTTCCCTCGACGCGCGACGCGGACCTGGCTCAGCGGCCCGACCTCGAGAAGGTCCAGGCTCGAATCCAAGTTGCAGGGGCCGAGCGGCGCGCCGCCCAGCTTTCTCGACTGCCGGAGGTGAGTGCCCTTGCGTTCCGCTCTCCTTGGAGCGACGGCCGGGGCGAGGTCGGGGGACGGCTCCAGGCGACCTGGACGCTCTGGGACGACGGTCGCAGCCGCGCCCAGGAAGATTCGGCCAAAGCGGAGAGGGCAGCGCTGAAGTCCGAGTACGACGTGAACCTCCGGCGGGCGGAGGCGGAACACGCCGCAGTCGAGCTCGAAGCCACGACGGCGCGGGGGCAAGTGGAAGCCCTGGCCGGGCTGATCGACCAGAACCGGGCGCTGGTCGAGACGATCCAGCGCGGGCTCGACAACGGGATCGGGACGTTGACCGACGTTCTGGAGGCGACCCGTTCTCTGAGGGAACTCGAGCAAGCGGCGATCGAGGCCCGACTGCGGCTGGAGCTTGCGGAGGCGGCCCGGTTACGGACGACGGGTGTCGTGCTGGAGGCCCTGCGGTGA